One Mycolicibacterium rufum genomic window, TACCTCGGCATCCCGGGCCTGCTCGACGCGGCCTCGATGCGAGATCTGTTGCGCCGCAGACAGGATGAACAGCTGCAGAAGCGCACCGAGTCCGGCGCCGTGGTGCCCGCCACCACGCACGGACAGTTGCGGGAACTGCGCCGCGAACTCAACACGCTGGTCTCGCTGGCGCATCACCGCACCGGCAGACCGCACGGCTGGATCCACAACGAACTGCGCAGGCGGTGCGGCGGTCCGCCGGTCGCGGCGGCCACCCGCGAACAACTGAAGGAGCGCATCGAGGCGGTGCGGGTGTTGCAGCGGGAGCTAACCGCCTGACGCCAGCTTGCCCAGGTTCGCGAGCGAGTTCTCCAGGTGGCTGGTCGGGAACGGCGGGAACGTGATGTGCTGCCGCAACTCCGCCGGAACGGCCGACCAGTCGTAGGTCAACCGCACGCGGGTCTGTCCCGGCTCGGCGCCGTCGAGGTCGTATCTCCATGTCCAGCCGCCGAATTCGAGTCCGCCGTCGGCGCCCTCCTGCCCCGGCTCCCAGGCGATGGTCCGGTCCGGCTCGTAGGCGATGACCTTGTTGGCCATCTCGTAGCGCCCGTCGGGATGGTTGTCGTGGTACATGGCGATCCGGAAGACCTGTCCGTCCGCAGTGATGCGTTCGCCGTCGAGGGATTCGCGCACCCACCCCGTGCCATCGATGGCGGCGTGGTTGGCGGGGTCGGCCAGCACCGCGAACACCGCGGCGGGTTCGACGTCGACGACAGTGGTGACGATCAGTGTTTCGGTCATGCAGGGTGGACTCCGCGGGATCGCGGAAGTCATCGCTCCAGGTCGAGCAGGCTCGGCAGGTCGGCCACGGAGTCGATGACATGGTTGGGTTGCATCGCGAATTCGTCTGCGGCCCAACGGTCCAACGTGTCCTGCCGGAACTTGCCGGTTCTGACCAGCACGCCCGTCATGCCCACCACCTGCGCCGCGAGCACGTCGTTGTTCAGGTCGTCACCGATCATGTACATCTCATCGGGATCGACACCGAGTCGGCTCGCGGCCGACAGGAAGCCTTCGGGCGCGGGCTTGCCGACCGCGGTGGCCTTGCGTCCGGAGGTCTCCTCCATCCCGATCAGGTACATACCGGTGTCGACACGCAGCCCGTCGGTGGTGGTCCACGCAGTGCTGCGGTGCATGGCGACCACGGGCACGCCCTGCGCCATCCAGTCGTACACCCAGGACAGCGTCAGATGGGTGTACTCGGGTCCCGCCCCGCCCAGCAGCACCACGTCCGGCGTCTCGGGCGCCCGCGGACCGGTGAACTCCGTCGAGTAGACGAGGTCGAGTCCGGGCATGTCCTCGCCGATCTGCCCACTGTTGACCAGGAAGCACCGCGCGTCGGGGTAGCGGTCGCGGACGTAGTCGGCGGTCAGCACCGCGGCGGTGATCACCTCGTCGGCCCGCACCGCCATGCCCGCCTCGGTCAGCAGTTCGGCGATCTGCACCCGGGTGCGGGTGGTCGTGTTGGTCAGGTACGCGCACGCCACCTGATGCTCGGCCAGCGCGCGCAGGGTGTCGGCCGCGCCGGGAATGGGCTGCCACGAGGTCACCAGGACGCCATCGATGTCGAAGAGCACTCCACCGATCGCCATGGTGCGACAGTAAACCGCCGCCGGTGGAGCGCAACCGGGGGCAACCACGGGGCCGAACGTCGCTATCTTGATGCCATGAGCGCGAAATGGACCGCTGACAACGTGCCCGACCAGTCCGGCCGCACCGCCGTGGTCACCGGAGCGAACTCCGGCATCGGTTACGAAGCCGCCCACGTCCTGGCCGGCCGCGGCGCCCGCGTGGTGCTCGCGGTGCGCGACCTCGACAAGGGCCGGCGCGCCCAGGAGACCATCCTGCGGGCGCATCCCGGTGCCGACGTGACGGTGCAGGAACTCGACCTGTCGTCGCTGGCGAGCGTGCGCAGCGCCGCCGAGGCGCTGCGCGAGGCGCTTCCCGCGATCGATCTGCTGATCGACAACGCCGGCGTGATGTACCCGCCCAAGCAGGTCACCGCGGACGGCTTCGAATTGCAGTTCGGCACCAACCACCTCGGTCACTTCGCGCTGACCGGTCTGCTCCTGGACCGGCTGCTGCCCGTGGCCGGGTCCCGGGTGGTCGTCGTCGCCAGCATCGCCCACAACATCCAGGCCGACATCCACTTCGACGACCTGCAGTGGGAACGCGGCTACAACCGGGTCGCGGCGTACGGCCAGTCCAAGCTGGCGAACCTGATGTTCACCTACGAGCTGCAGCGCAGGCTCGCCGCGGCCGGTGCGCCGACCATCGCGGTGGCCGCCCACCCCGGCATCTCGAACACCGAGCTGATGCGGCACGTGCCCGGCTCCGGGCTGCCCGGGTTCTCCAAGCTCGCCGGGCTGGTCACCAACAGCCCGGCCGTCGGCGCCCTGGCCACCCTGCGGGCCGCCACCGATCCCGACGTCCGCGGCGGGCAGTACTACGGCCCCTCGGGCTTCCGGGAGCTCGTCGGCCACCCCGTGCTGGTCCAGTCCACCCGCAAGTCGCACGACACCGCGGTGCAGCAACGCCTGTGGACGGTGTCCGAGGAGCTCACCGGCGTCAGCTACCCCGTCTGATGCGCAGCGTCGAGGAACACCGCCGAGTGGTCGCGGGCCTGGTCACCGCGCGGCCGCCGAGGGCGGTGCCGCTGGCCGACGCGCTGGGTCTGGTGCTCGCCGAAGAGGTGGTCGCGGGGGTGTCGCTGCCCGGGTTCGACAACTCGGCGATGGACGGCTACGCCGTGCTGGCCGCCGACGTGGCGACCGCCTCCGACGCAGCGCCCGTGCGACTGCCCGTCGCCGAGGACATCCCGGCCGGCCGCACCGACATCCCGACCCTCGCACCGGGCACTGCGCACCGGATCATGACCGGGGCGCCGCTCCCCCACGGCGCGACGGCCGTGGTCCCGGTCGAAGCGACCGACGGCGCCGTCGACACCGTGACGATCCGCGCCCGCGCCGGCGAGGGGCAGCACATCCGGCGCGCCGGGGAGGACGTCACCGCGGGGACGACGGTGCTGCAGGCCGGGCAGATGCTCACCCCGGCCGCCCTCGGGCTGGCCGCAGCGCTGGGTCTGCGGGAA contains:
- a CDS encoding SRPBCC family protein; the protein is MTETLIVTTVVDVEPAAVFAVLADPANHAAIDGTGWVRESLDGERITADGQVFRIAMYHDNHPDGRYEMANKVIAYEPDRTIAWEPGQEGADGGLEFGGWTWRYDLDGAEPGQTRVRLTYDWSAVPAELRQHITFPPFPTSHLENSLANLGKLASGG
- a CDS encoding HAD-IIA family hydrolase, with translation MAIGGVLFDIDGVLVTSWQPIPGAADTLRALAEHQVACAYLTNTTTRTRVQIAELLTEAGMAVRADEVITAAVLTADYVRDRYPDARCFLVNSGQIGEDMPGLDLVYSTEFTGPRAPETPDVVLLGGAGPEYTHLTLSWVYDWMAQGVPVVAMHRSTAWTTTDGLRVDTGMYLIGMEETSGRKATAVGKPAPEGFLSAASRLGVDPDEMYMIGDDLNNDVLAAQVVGMTGVLVRTGKFRQDTLDRWAADEFAMQPNHVIDSVADLPSLLDLER
- a CDS encoding SDR family NAD(P)-dependent oxidoreductase, with product MSAKWTADNVPDQSGRTAVVTGANSGIGYEAAHVLAGRGARVVLAVRDLDKGRRAQETILRAHPGADVTVQELDLSSLASVRSAAEALREALPAIDLLIDNAGVMYPPKQVTADGFELQFGTNHLGHFALTGLLLDRLLPVAGSRVVVVASIAHNIQADIHFDDLQWERGYNRVAAYGQSKLANLMFTYELQRRLAAAGAPTIAVAAHPGISNTELMRHVPGSGLPGFSKLAGLVTNSPAVGALATLRAATDPDVRGGQYYGPSGFRELVGHPVLVQSTRKSHDTAVQQRLWTVSEELTGVSYPV